The Candidatus Poribacteria bacterium genome includes the window AGATTGGTTGTGGGTTTTGGGTGATGATGGTGATAAGATTCCAGATGCGGAACCTGCGTTTGCCCGTCCCGCTGATATTATCTTTGAGGAAAACGTTCCTGCCTGGACGTGGATGCGGACAGGTGATTTTGGACAGGATGCTGGTACGATTAACAAATTACAAGACGGTGAAAACGTTATGATGATCTGGACGCGGCAGAGCTCGCTCCAGGTCCAGTACGACGTATTCTGCTGGTCCAGCGACTTGGAATACGAACCTACAGATGAGGACTACGAAAAAGCGGAAGAGAAAACTTTGCCGGTAGAACCTGAAGGATTGCTCACCACAACGTGGGGTCGTCTTAAGCAGTAGTTTCGTCGGCTTCATCAGGCGTTTTTGGCTCTAACTCTGCCTGGCACTCCGCACAATAACCGATGATTTCATTACGGAAGCGCACGGCTTTAAAGTTGTGTGCTTCACACACCGATTTTTGCAATGCATCAATCCCCGGTTCTTTAAACTCAACAATCTCATTACACCGTAGACAGATCAGGTGTGCATGTTCTCGCAACGAATGGATGCTCTCATAGCGGGTGTTTTTTTGCGCGTCAATAAATTCTGTCAACAACCCACTTTTCACAAGCAACGGGAGCGTTCGATAGATCGTCGGCCGCGAGACTAAGTACCCGTTTCGTCGCATCTGAACTAAAAGGTCTTCTGTTTGGAAATGGCCGGGATAATCGAAGACTTGGTTTAAAACATCCAGTCGCTTTTGTGTTAAACGGAGTCCACAACTTTTGAGATAGTCCTCAAACCGCTTTTCAAACTTGATATTGTTGGTGGATTTCTCAACGGTTTCCATTTTCCGCCCTTTCAGCAAGATTTAAAAGTTAGAGAACGGCATGGCGGTGCAAGATCATTTTTTACAGCATACTTATAAAAGAGTTCAATGCCAGCAATTGCAGATTCGTCAAGGTCATATTTGATACGATTTTGCAAATAGTCGAGGCAAAGTGTTTCGGGTAAACCTAACTTTTGCGCCTCAACGTGTGCGATCTCTGGAATTTGCGCGATCCCACGTTCCTTTGATTGAAACAGCACTTGCGCTAAATCGTTGAAGCGCGCTTCTTCTCTTGCTACCCAACAGGCATAGACGAACGGCAATCCCGTTAACTTATACCACGCCTCACCGAGATCAACGCTATATTCCGTTGAACCGAGGTGTCTGAGTGCAGGATCTCCAATCAGGAGGACCGCCTCAAAAGGTGGATACTGACGGTTTTGAAGTGCTGTGCTTGGAATTACTGTCGGGGCGCATGCTGTGAACGCTGGCGAAACCCCATATTTTTCAGCGAGCAGAATCTTCAAGAGTGCGACGGAGGTACGTGAATTGGTATCAAGTGCGATGCGTCGAATTTCCTGAATTGGCACACGACTGAACAGTTGGATGCTTCGGACGCTACCGTGCGATGCAATTGATATATCGGGTAGAATGCAGTAATTCGTATCCGAAGGATTCGCGCGAAAATATTCGATAATCGGAATCAGTCCGACATCAAGTTCATCTGCACTTAAAAGTGCTGCAACACGACTCGGAACATCAACGGTCAACGCAATATCTGCTTGGATTTCTTTATTTAACAGGGGATAAATGAGCGGTTTG containing:
- a CDS encoding Fur family transcriptional regulator codes for the protein METVEKSTNNIKFEKRFEDYLKSCGLRLTQKRLDVLNQVFDYPGHFQTEDLLVQMRRNGYLVSRPTIYRTLPLLVKSGLLTEFIDAQKNTRYESIHSLREHAHLICLRCNEIVEFKEPGIDALQKSVCEAHNFKAVRFRNEIIGYCAECQAELEPKTPDEADETTA
- a CDS encoding menaquinone biosynthesis protein, translating into MVQKSRLRIGAVSFLNTKPLIYPLLNKEIQADIALTVDVPSRVAALLSADELDVGLIPIIEYFRANPSDTNYCILPDISIASHGSVRSIQLFSRVPIQEIRRIALDTNSRTSVALLKILLAEKYGVSPAFTACAPTVIPSTALQNRQYPPFEAVLLIGDPALRHLGSTEYSVDLGEAWYKLTGLPFVYACWVAREEARFNDLAQVLFQSKERGIAQIPEIAHVEAQKLGLPETLCLDYLQNRIKYDLDESAIAGIELFYKYAVKNDLAPPCRSLTFKSC